The DNA sequence AGGGATGTTCTTTTGCAAGATTTTGATATCCGTTTAAATTCATCTGAAAAGCTTGCTGCTGTGAATACGGGAAAACGACTTTTGAACTGTCTTTTTTTGTTATTTGAAATTGAATTTCATTCGTTTTTGCTATTAGTTTTTTAGTAAAAACCAATAGTTCGGCATCCGTGTATTCTCTTTTAATCTTCATTTTTTCAAAAAGAGGTTCACGATAATAATTAAGAGCCCAAATCAGGTGAAAGAAAAAGTAAAATATAGAAATTACGCTTAGTGTTCTTAAAAGATGGTCTTTCCAATTTGATTTCCAGGTCTTACGGTTTTTCCAAAACCAACGAATTAAAAGGAGTATTAAAACCGAGTATACACAATCGCCTATCGAAAACGGAATCCAACCTAGAATAATTCTCGAGAAATGAGAGATTTTCAAATACATTCCATTGCTATAAAAGCGTTCGATGAATTCCGGAAAAAAGGGAAGAATCTTTAAAAGAATAATCTGCAGGAGAAGTAATAAAGGTAGAATGTATTTTCGTTTCACAATGTAAATTTTGGTTACGTAAATATAAATACAATTATTAATTTTCTATAAGAGATTTTTGATATTCTGGCAGATCGTAAATGGTAAAGATACATTTATGGCGATACGAAGTATTAAAAAACAGAAAAACCGAAGAGACTTCGGTTTTTGGTTGTATTTTTTAAGTGTTATTTTTTGATGGGCTTACATTGCAA is a window from the Flavobacterium cupriresistens genome containing:
- a CDS encoding DUF3810 domain-containing protein, whose product is MKRKYILPLLLLLQIILLKILPFFPEFIERFYSNGMYLKISHFSRIILGWIPFSIGDCVYSVLILLLIRWFWKNRKTWKSNWKDHLLRTLSVISIFYFFFHLIWALNYYREPLFEKMKIKREYTDAELLVFTKKLIAKTNEIQFQITKKDSSKVVFPYSQQQAFQMNLNGYQNLAKEHPYFAYQNLSIKKSLFSLPLTYMGFGGYLNPFTNEAQVNDLLPMYNFPATSCHEMAHQIGFASESECNFIGVLATVKNDNLYYQYSGYSFALRYCLGIWQAKNEPLFNQLKKTVHVGILKNYQESQDFWKQYETPIETGFHIFYDNFLKINQQKDGMESYSKFVDLMVNYYKGKEF